TTCCTAGATTAGCTAATGAATTCCAATGTCCAGGAAGTATACTTTGCCCCAATTTAGTTAGTATACCAACAATTATCCCTACTATAATCGGGATGAGAAAAATCATTAAAAACATATTTAACTTTGTGATTTTTAATGTCCTGTCCATAAAATCAATCCTTACATTATTATTTTCTGTAAAGATATAATAGCTTATCACAAGGGAATAATCTTTAAAAATTTATCGAAAAACAATAAGTGGTTATTGGATAACGAATAACATTTTGTTTTTATATAAAATTTATATAAGAGAGAGTGCTTAGAAGTTTACTACTGGGGAAATCTAAAGGACGTATTACAATCAATGTAATTTGTGCTTGTTCAATATGAAGCTAAGAAATGATAAATAAGCCTAAAAGAAAGCGATCTTTTTAACAGCACAAATAATTGCATTTACTCATACAGTACTAGTATGGTACAATATGGTTATTAATGACGGAAAGGAATGATGGGTGGACGATGATTAACTAATCTTATTTTTAAATGTTGAAATTCAATAAATTTCAATTTCTAAAAAATAGGATTAGTCTGCCCAATTCCAAACAACGGTATTGCTATTTATATTGCGCAATAGCTTATTTGGGTATAAATAATGTAATGACTAATCCTGCCAAATTTATTTGGGAGGATTTTTTTATTCTCCCTTAATGAAAGGGATCGATATTTATGAAAGAACTATTAAAATTAAATGATGTTTATGTTGAAATAAAAGAAAATATGTTGTTAGAGAAAATGAATGTGACAGTAAAACAAGGGGATGTTATCGGATTAATCGGTAAAAATGGTGCTGGTAAATCAACGTTACTTCAATTAATAAACGGGAAGATTGAACCTTCAAAAGGTACTGTTGAATGGATGCAAATGAATATGACAACAGCATATGTTGAGCAAGAAATAGAATCTTTTATTAGTAATGATGTAATTGCAAAAGAAGCAGAACTTCTTGCGAAATGGGGCGTGCCAACGAACGATTTTCATACTTTAAGTGGTGGTGAAAAGCTGAAAATTCGATTAGCAAAAGGATTTGCTGAAAATCCTAATGTCTTAATATTAGACGAACCGACAAATCATTTAGATGAGATCAGTACGGGATTTCTCATTAAACAAATAAAAAACATGAAAGGTACAGTTATCGTTGTATCGCATGATCGATATTTTTTAGATGTTGTCGCAACAAAGATATGGTCAATTGAGGACAAAAAATTAATTGAGCATAGTGGTAATTATACGAGCTACATGAAAGCACGTGAGCAAAAAAGAAAGTCGCAGCAGCGTGAATATGAAAAGCAGCAAAAAAAGATAGAACAAGTAGAAACACATATAAAAGAATTGAGTTCATGGTCACAAAAGGCACACGCGCAGTCTACAAAACAAGAAGGTGTGAAAGAATTCTATCGTGTAAAAGCGAAGCGAATGGATGCACAAGTGAAGTCAAAACGAAAACGACTTGAAAAAGAGCTGGAGAAAGCGAAAGTAGAACGTGTGAAAGAAGAGTATTCAGTTGAGTTTTCTATTCAAGCGAACAAAAAAGTAGGAAAACGTTTTTTAGAAGTGAAGCAATTAAAAAAAGACTTTCATGGGAAAGTATTATTTGAAAACGTTAATTTTACAATTCAGCACGGTGAGAAAGTTGCGATTGTTGGACCAAACGGTAGTGGGAAAACAACATTACTGAAGATGATTATGGGAACGGAAACTGCTGAAGGAGAAATATGGATTTCACCATCTGCAAACATCGGCTATTTAACACAAGAAGTTTTTGATTTACCGCTTGATAAAACACCAGAAAATTTATTTTTTAAAGAGACGTTTGAAGAAAGAGGAAAAGTCCAAAATTTAATGAAACATTTAGGGTTCCAAGCTTCTCAATGGAAAGAGCCGATTGAGCATATGAGTATGGGAGAAAGAGTAAAATGTAAGCTAATGGCTTATATTTTAGATGAAAAAGATGTACTCATTTTAGACGAACCGACGAATCACTTGGATCTACCTTCACGTGAACAACTTGAAAATACATTAGCTGAGTATAACGGAACATTAGTAATTGTATCTCACGATCGATATTTTTTGGAGAAAACAACTAACACAAAACTCGTGTTTTCAAACAATACGATACAAAAGCAGCTAGAAGAACCTACGAAAACAAGAGATGATATTGAAGAGCTACGTTTAACGTTAGAAACAGAGAGACAAGAAGTACTAGGG
This DNA window, taken from Bacillus cereus ATCC 14579, encodes the following:
- the abc-f gene encoding ribosomal protection-like ABC-F family protein — translated: MKELLKLNDVYVEIKENMLLEKMNVTVKQGDVIGLIGKNGAGKSTLLQLINGKIEPSKGTVEWMQMNMTTAYVEQEIESFISNDVIAKEAELLAKWGVPTNDFHTLSGGEKLKIRLAKGFAENPNVLILDEPTNHLDEISTGFLIKQIKNMKGTVIVVSHDRYFLDVVATKIWSIEDKKLIEHSGNYTSYMKAREQKRKSQQREYEKQQKKIEQVETHIKELSSWSQKAHAQSTKQEGVKEFYRVKAKRMDAQVKSKRKRLEKELEKAKVERVKEEYSVEFSIQANKKVGKRFLEVKQLKKDFHGKVLFENVNFTIQHGEKVAIVGPNGSGKTTLLKMIMGTETAEGEIWISPSANIGYLTQEVFDLPLDKTPENLFFKETFEERGKVQNLMKHLGFQASQWKEPIEHMSMGERVKCKLMAYILDEKDVLILDEPTNHLDLPSREQLENTLAEYNGTLVIVSHDRYFLEKTTNTKLVFSNNTIQKQLEEPTKTRDDIEELRLTLETERQEVLGKLSFLTSNDKEYKALDERFMELTKQIKEL